Proteins encoded by one window of uncultured Campylobacter sp.:
- a CDS encoding CrcB family protein: MTNLILAGLGGCVGAMARVGLSGAIARAMDRAGFWSAFPIATFCVNALGSLLIGFLLALNLTQSLRVFFVAGALGGFTTFSTFSYDTLQLLLAREFAIGLLNAVLSVCVCMLFCYAGMLAGRTLAG, from the coding sequence TTGACGAACTTGATTTTAGCGGGGCTAGGCGGCTGTGTAGGCGCGATGGCGCGAGTAGGCCTAAGCGGAGCGATCGCGCGCGCAATGGATCGCGCCGGGTTTTGGAGCGCGTTTCCGATCGCTACTTTTTGCGTAAATGCACTGGGAAGCCTGCTGATAGGGTTTTTACTCGCACTAAATTTAACGCAGAGCCTGCGGGTATTTTTTGTCGCAGGCGCGCTGGGCGGCTTTACGACATTTTCTACGTTCAGCTACGATACGCTGCAATTATTGCTGGCGCGAGAATTTGCTATCGGTCTGCTAAACGCGGTCTTAAGCGTATGCGTTTGTATGCTGTTTTGCTACGCTGGGATGCTTGCGGGCAGAACGCTTGCAGGCTAG
- a CDS encoding sulfite exporter TauE/SafE family protein encodes MLELPFVGAVVGFISGFFGIGGGTVVMPVMMALGYDVKTAAGISVMQMFIVSLFGSYLNYRAGRLRLDSGIAVGLGGLCGASLSGFIVKYSPEIVLEIGLLLTLAISFLKLFSTNVTSGGNADPHGAVLFFIGFAIGAIALSMGVGGAVFLTPVLVGFLGVDIKRAVCMGLFFIVFGSFSALLSLSYNGHVDYERGALLAVGGLLGVYFGTSQARRAKRETQKKWLLVLYVVLFALALKKVLQ; translated from the coding sequence ATGCTAGAACTCCCCTTTGTCGGCGCCGTCGTGGGCTTCATATCGGGCTTTTTCGGTATCGGCGGCGGCACGGTCGTAATGCCCGTGATGATGGCTCTGGGATACGACGTCAAGACCGCCGCGGGCATCTCGGTGATGCAGATGTTCATCGTCTCGCTTTTCGGCTCATATCTGAACTACCGCGCGGGCAGACTCCGCCTAGATAGCGGCATCGCGGTGGGGCTCGGAGGGCTGTGCGGCGCAAGCCTATCGGGCTTCATCGTAAAATACTCGCCGGAAATCGTGCTTGAGATCGGTCTTTTGCTGACGCTTGCGATCTCATTTCTCAAGCTCTTTAGCACGAACGTAACAAGCGGCGGTAACGCCGATCCCCACGGCGCGGTGCTGTTTTTCATCGGCTTTGCTATCGGCGCGATCGCGCTTAGCATGGGCGTGGGCGGCGCGGTATTTCTGACGCCCGTATTGGTCGGATTTTTGGGCGTCGATATCAAAAGAGCGGTCTGCATGGGGCTATTTTTCATCGTTTTCGGCTCATTTAGCGCGCTTTTAAGCCTTTCGTACAACGGCCATGTGGATTACGAACGCGGCGCGCTGCTAGCCGTGGGCGGGCTTTTGGGCGTGTATTTCGGCACCTCTCAGGCTCGCCGTGCAAAGCGCGAAACTCAGAAAAAATGGCTGCTCGTCCTCTACGTCGTGCTATTTGCGCTGGCGCTAAAAAAGGTGCTGCAGTAG
- the yaaA gene encoding peroxide stress protein YaaA translates to MKILFSPSEMKSELGGDTRICERNFIFADLYEKRLQMLRAYADFVDKASEAELCKLFGLKKWDATLRENIFEKGCTKALLRYTGTAYRALGYASLSPGAQEFAERNTIIFSNLFGPVLGGDALPNYKLKQGEKFGGIDAAKFYRDSFSAALDRYLADECVVDLRAGFYEKFYEVKREYLSFSFIKGGKVLSHYAKAWRGKVLREIALAGACSEAEVLALRLGGASVLEIKQIGLKKEIVLEIS, encoded by the coding sequence ATGAAAATTTTATTTTCCCCAAGCGAGATGAAAAGCGAGCTAGGCGGCGACACGCGCATTTGCGAGCGAAATTTCATCTTTGCAGATCTTTACGAAAAGCGTCTGCAGATGCTGCGCGCTTACGCGGATTTTGTGGATAAAGCAAGTGAGGCGGAGCTTTGCAAGCTTTTCGGGCTGAAAAAATGGGATGCGACTCTGCGCGAAAATATCTTTGAAAAAGGCTGCACGAAGGCGCTTTTGCGCTATACTGGCACCGCGTATCGCGCCCTAGGCTACGCTTCGCTAAGCCCTGGCGCGCAGGAGTTTGCGGAGCGAAACACGATAATTTTTTCAAACCTTTTCGGCCCCGTGCTGGGCGGCGATGCGCTGCCGAACTACAAACTCAAGCAGGGCGAGAAATTCGGCGGCATAGACGCGGCGAAATTTTATCGCGATAGCTTCTCCGCCGCGCTGGATCGGTATCTGGCGGATGAGTGCGTAGTGGATCTGCGCGCGGGATTTTACGAAAAATTTTATGAGGTGAAGCGCGAATATTTGAGTTTTAGTTTCATCAAAGGCGGCAAGGTACTGAGCCACTACGCCAAGGCTTGGCGCGGCAAGGTGTTGCGCGAAATAGCTCTAGCAGGCGCTTGCAGCGAGGCTGAGGTGCTTGCGCTGCGTTTGGGCGGCGCTTCTGTGCTCGAGATCAAACAGATCGGGCTAAAAAAGGAGATCGTGCTGGAAATTTCATAA